The following DNA comes from Carassius auratus strain Wakin unplaced genomic scaffold, ASM336829v1 scaf_tig00020025, whole genome shotgun sequence.
CAAGACCCCTTTGATGATGCCccaaaaataatcttaatttatgtaAAGTTAGACATTTAAAGGTCATTTTCAGCTGTCTGTTGCTAAATATAGAAATTATTGCATTAGTTTTTAGAAACTTGAATTGCATATCACTACATGCTACTTTGactgttttattgtgttaattCTGGatgatgtataaaaaaatataaactatgttttattttgttctgtttgcgtgtgtgtttgtgtttttgtgtgtgtgtatgtgtgtgtgtgttttaactcaCAGACCATGCTCTGTCAAAGTTCCCTGACATCACCATGCAAGATGTGAGACGCATCAtaagaaaaaaatgcaacaacGAAAACTACATCAAGCGAGCTACTACAAAGAAGCCCATTTGAATCAAAATTTTTTGTTGTCATATATTGAACAATTATTGTTTGGATTTGTAGTTTCTTTAGGAACTGATATCTTTTATGACACTACCGTAAACATTgtgtttactgttttgttttgaactgtaTAATGTGAGTGTCattgttattttaagtttatgtGGAATCCTATACAATAGATTTGTTTGAAATTATTGATTTATAAAGATAACTTATGTTCATAATTCTGAGTATGTGAATTTTTGTGTAGTCCACTGATAATGTACAAGAGAACTTATAATTTAAAGTGCAATTAAAggtatatttaaagtataataattaatacCTAAATATCGTAGTGTACTTAAAGTGCAAAACTAATAAAGAATTAGTAAACTGTGATGTTAAGTCCACTTAAAGAATacttgtagtctaaaactactaaactagtagtttactgtgagtacactaaaggagcaaaagcaatgcataattagtaaacttgtagtctaaaactactaaactagtagtttactgagagtacactaaaggagcaaaagcaatgcataattagtaaacttgtagtctaaaactactaaactagtagtttactgtgagtacactaaaggagcaaaagcaatgcataattagtaaacttgtagtctaaaactactaaactagtagctTACTGAgagtacactaaaggagcaaaagcaatgcataattagtaaacttgtagtctaaaactactaaactagtagtttactgagagtacactaaaggagcaaaaccaatgcataattagtaaacttgtagtctaaaactactaaactagtagtttactgagagtacactaaaggagcaaaaacaatgcataattagtaaacttgtagtctaaaactactaaactagtagtttactgagagtacactaaaggagcaaaaacaatgcataattagtaaacttgtagtctaaaactactaaactagtagtttactgagagtacactaaaggagcaaaaacaatgcataattagtaaacttgtagtctaaaactactaaactagtagtttactgtgagtacactaaaggagcaaaaacaatgcataattagtaaacttgtagtctaaaactactaaactagtagtttactgtgagtacactaaaggagcaaaaacaatgcataattagtaaacttgtagtctaaaactactaaactagtagtttactgagagtacactaaaggagcaaaaacaatgcataattagtaaacttgtagtctaaaactactaaactagtagtttactgacagtacactaaaggagcaaaaacaatgcataattagtaaacttgtagtctaaaactactaaactagtagtttactgacagtacactaaaggagcaaaaacaatgcataattagtaaacttgtagtctaaaactactaaactagtagtttactgagagtacactaaaggagcaaaaacaatgcataattagtaaacttgtagtctaaaactactaaactagtagtttactgagagtacactaaaggagcaaaaGCAATAcataattagtaaacttgtagtctaaaactactaaactagtagtttactgtgagtacactaaaggagcaaaaacaatatttattagtaATCTACAAGTATGATGGtgagttcacttaaagaaaacttgctgtataaaactactaaactagtagtttattCAGAGTACACTAAAAGAAAACGTGTAAGTATACTTGCAGtgtaaaactactaaactagtagtttactgagagtaTACGTCAAAGTGAACTTTCATAAACTAAAAAAATGCTACAAGTAATAAAATAGTAAACTACTAGTACACTCATAAGTTCTCTTGCAGTACAAATGAGAAACATAATTATGAACTAGTTGTAGACTTAGAGTTTACTACTGTTACACTTATAGTACACTTAaacatatacttttatatacttcaagtgggccaatttagtcccaagcgGTATTAAAATAGTACACTTTCAAGTTTACTACTAGTAAATATTGACATAAGTATActtactacataaagtatacttataAATATACTTGAACATTACTCAAGTATACTTCATAAAATGAACttgaagtatacttttttttcGTAAGGGAAGCCAAGGAGGAGGTCACTCCTCTGGTGGAAAGGGCCCTCATTCTGATAGACCTTTTAAAAAATCCAGCATAtactggttaggtatgttttgaatcatggctgctggtttaagctggtccttagctGGTAATGAGCTGGTCCTGAACAGGAGCTATTTGCtcaggaccagcacatgaccagctaagAACCAGCCTAAACCAGCTCTAGATCCACAGCCATGCTTCAAAAAATATCTAGCCAGCATATGCTGGATTATTATAGCATCAACTACTGACAGCCCTTTAGAGCAACATCCAAAGCAAACAAACCGTCCTCCTTAAAGAAGGTGATACGCAAGCAAAACAAGGAGAGACTCATATGTTCATGCAGCTACATGAACAGGAACAAGTCAGGCTTCAGTATTCAGAGACCACAATAGTTTACCCCTTAAACGTTCAACGCAATGGGAGATACCATTCAAAATGTGATTAACCATTTAATGAATTACTTTGCAGTTAAACACAATTCTCTTCATCAAGATCATCATCACTATGCGGTCAACTCTCATAAATCTTAATGCTGACGTTTCACAGATGAAACAAACCaagtaatatttctgtttaattgTTCTATAGGGAaccatatatatacagtagtcagtaaataaacattaactgtcCCTCTTGACATGTTTCTTTGCAGGATTATAGTGTTTAAAACTCTGGCTCAGTTTGTTGTTCTTGGTTGCTCCTGGATTCTGGGTTTCTTCACAAAAGACAGTAAGGTGCTGGAGATCCTCTTCCTGATCTTGAATTCCCAGCAGGGAACCTTCATCTTCCTCATCTATTGTGTCCTCAACAATGAGGTCAGACATTTACAAAATTTGATGTTTCACAATGGTTTTGATTTCCAAGCTTTTAAAACTACTCCAAAAGTCTTTCTAAAGccataaatgataataataataattttaaaaaatcttcagAGGTTAACCTGATCTCATGAAGTCACTCAGCTCCTCTCGTCTCGTTCTTGTCCAGGTCAGGCAGCAGTATAGGAAGTTCTTCAGAAGTCTTTGCTGTGTCAAACAACACTGAACACTACAACATCAATGATGGCGATTTAAAggaaaatgataaatgtaaatgatggcaaattaaaaagaaaagaaaactccaGAAAACTATTTCATGTTTGCATggtaataagaaataaattaattgtatggAATCATCTAGTAGTCCAATATTAACACATTCATAACTTTACAATTCCAGCTCCAGAAGAATGACCTTATGACTTATTTTTTGAGGATCCCTTTcatattatattactttaaatattgtactgtactataatataaaaatacatttttttaaggaaaagTTTTATTGATATActgaatatacatataaaactaaACTATAAAAATTAGTAAATGAACAGCTAATGTCTTCAGTgtaaaattaatctattacttacCTTGAACTTTGAATTAAATTTTGCTTTTGATCAGGCCACATTTGGGTTTTTCTTgtaatatttgaatgcatttatgtTAGAAAATATGTTGAAGAGACAGGGCAGCAGAGGAAGTGGGTGACTTTCCTGaaactattttattaatagtCACTTGATCTTCAAAGtttcattgtgtgtttgtgtgtgtgtgtgagagagagagagggagagagagactcaAATAACAATCCCCTAGCAAGAGATATGAGATATAACACCATTCAGAGATTATAAAATCAGCTATATTTTACACGTATAAAAACTTATGGTGTGTGAGGAAAATATTATAGGCATAATTTTAAggataaatatacattataattcaataaaaatttCAAAACCCTTCTGTTCCTTGTGAATTAGTGAAGTACAACCTGAATTACATCCTACGACTCGGTTTCAAGGTGAGGTCGAGACATTTGTTCAGGAAGAACATGCTCATCAATTCATTTCTGATAAAGAGAAGCAATATTTGCTGAATTGTTCTCCGACTAGACCTGTTTTTACATCTTACCTAAGGTACATAAGAGTTTGGTCAATCCACCGGGGCGACCTATAGTAGCAGGAAACAATAGTCTTACTGAACCTCTTTCaaattttgttgattttgttttgagACCTTTAGTCACTTCCCTTCCCTTCTATATCAATTGTGGATAATAAAATAGTCTCTTCTCTCTATAGAAAAGATACAGCCAAGGACAGTCTCCTTCATGCTAAAAGTGCTCATCCAATCTAAAAACGAGGTTTACCTTACAGCCAATTTTTGAGACTTCACCGTATTTGAAAGCCCAGAGCTTGTACATGGACTTTAAATCACGAGGCTATCCCAACCAGTGGCTTGATACTGCACTTGAGAAGGTTTCCATTCTACAAAAACAGGAGGAGAGAAATTTGACTATGAAAAAAGGAAATAAgaatttttcatgcatttttaaatccATATTTAGTCCACTGAGTAATGATATCAAAACCATAATGAAGAATCATTGGCACATTATTCAAAGTGATCCTTAATTATCAAATGTATTTAGTGAACAACCACTTTTTGTTTCTTACAGTAGCTCTAATTTGAGGGACAAGCTTGTCCATGCTGACACCCATATCTCCTCTCCAACTACTCTTGTCGATGCCCAGGGTAATGTTTTAAATTGCTCTTCTTGTACTAAGTATGCCAAATGTAAATCATTTACACATCCTCATACACTAAAAACGTATAAGATTAGACAACTGATTACCTGTAAGAGTACATatgttgtttacattatcatttgTCCATGTCCACAACTATATGTTGGCAAAACTACACGTGCTTTACGCACAACAATGATTGAACACACAAGTGCCATTAGGAGAGAGGATGATACATCTTCAATTTTTCGTCTGCTAACCACTCTCTGTCTGACATGAAGTTCCTGGGCATCGAGAGGATTTTACCTCACAGGAGAGGTGGAGATAGAGATAGAAAATTATTGCAAAGGGAGGCTTTTTGGATCTTTGAACTTAAATCTTTATTTCCTGAGGGTATGaatgaagatcttgaattttcttgttttttataaaacatattctttctttttgtgtgtcTGTAATGCTGTATTATCATTGGAAGTTGTTCATTTGAAATATGTGTATACTTGTTTGTAATTCTACTTGAGACAATTGAGATTTTGAGATAACTGCATTCAGCTGATTGTCCTTAATTGCTGACTTGCTTAAAAAAGGTGAATGTTGTTTGCTAAATGAGCACTGAAAGTAGCAATGCGCTGAAACGTTTGCTGGTGTCCATTCTGTTTTTAACCCACATGCACTTTGCACTTTTTTGCACGAtgcaatttgaaaaatattttttttgtagactTCCAGTCTTGAGTGGATCAGTGTGCGTCCAGCCACTCCTCTCGTTTATTCCTATGCCATTTGCTCCACGCACCTGCagtacaataactttttttttctgtttggaggGCTACATTTTTTCTAGTCTTAGTTATACTTCCAAGAAATATGCTAAACACAAACATACTTAAAATGTATTCCTAAAAACTTACTTTTAGTGATGTTTTATGTTACTcttaaataaagtatattttaggcCTACTTTGTGGAAGAACAGAACATGATTACACTTTTAGTGGAATTTTAAAGTAGCCTAccgcaaaatatttaaaatatttatgtatttatcctTTCAATATTCTATAAAGTATgatattaaacaacaacaacaaaaacattttcaacatttacaaTGTGCAAACATTTGTCAACTATTATTGAGCAATGCAATACTTATAATATGTTGCATGTTGCTTATAATTTGTAATATGTCGCATTTTATTAATTCTCAGCTCATTTTCAGATCAGAGACTGCTATATGAGAGCACAGGGCATCATCACTGGAAAGATAAGTTTATCTTACTACTTTTAATGAAGATGACAGCTGTATGGAGTAATGAAACAAAACCCCAGTTGATAACTCTTGCAGATTAAACAGCCTGCGAGCTGAATTCATTGACTGATGTCGGAATATCAAAAATATCAACACTGATGTGATGACACCAGCAGATTATTgactacacaaacacaaagaacatCATCTTCTGATCATCATTATCTGTGATGAATGAATGTTTTCCCCAGGATCAGACACTGACTATTCCAGAGCTTAAACTGAACAAGTACAGAcatgatttttggagaaaaactgaaatggcactcttcgtgtgatattgattaactacataaaatgatataaatatataaaaaattttaacccccatatcttgaatgtTGTgctcattcacatgcattcataaatgcatttgaatacaccgaataatgcacaCGAATAATCATGTGTAACTTTACagtagcctagatgcgtgcactttgtaggcacgatttgtttagtttttgaatatacttgatactgtcaAAAGGCACatcatcaaaacaaaaaatacgagttcacatatcacacctaaacacgcgtgaAAAACGCAATTAGAAccagctactaaattagttaaaaatgcctatccatatacagctatgattcgcgatcccgctatgaactcccgaactgactcaaatgattcgccgctcCGATCGCTCGAACAGATTCAAATGAACCGCGAGCCGCTCCGAATTCTCgaactgactcagatgattcgcgaaccctttacgaactcccgaactgactcaaatgattcgccgctccgaactctcgaactgattaaaatgattcacgctccgaactcccgatctgactcaaatgattcacgctccgaactcccgatctgactcaaatgattcacgctccgaactcccgatctgactcaaatgattcacgctccgaactgccattgtcttagttctctaatttcataatatttactGGAATTAAGGTAcaaaaagtatgttgttaacaactctttgaccacagctgctgtgatTCAAAatctcttgcagcagctcaacactggttttctctgaggtggtcagatcacatcagattgtggttaatcttgcagatcatgacttatatctactcttcctctccctgcagtttggtaatataaagattccttcTTTGAACTCCCatctcttctgtgggttttattgttctgggtctgaatttgggctcttggggtctcaaaaaagaaacattttcaatctccaaggtgaacgttatgacaacacactcttagaaaaaaaggttcattggggttctatatagaaccatagggttctttactcaactccaaagaaccttatATGCTAAAAAgattctataatgacaagaaagaactcttttggcacaaaggttctttaggctattattcattcatatattacattattctgcaacattttgtatttgtaattaaactattgtttgtagtaacttaatatcacattttaatcatgctgatttttggagaaaaaactgaaatggcactcttcgtgtgatattgattaactacataaaatgatataaatataccgtaattcctcaaataaaagctggggcctttatttacctgaactgcagaaggtaacaggcgtttatttgaagcaggctttcattagaggcaggcctttatttccagctccatctgtttgataagtaattgttttaaataacccgtttTAAATCAAAAGCGATTGCGTTCCAGTGGGCCGAGATCTTAAAATTAGCTCAGAATCAATCACTAAAAGAAtaagttcggttcagatgcgctctgtgtcagtctgcttcacgctgaatcacgcatgcgcagtatcatcagctcctcggttcttgaatcggACGTGTCCGACAGAAAAACTTCTcgggttcagtgtactggtgatccgaaaacccatgcaaccggttcttgactggAGAACAAGAAACACTCCAGCAGTGGTcgtgtacgttcgttatctggctctgctgcacaaatttccCCCCGGCCTTTATTTATGACCAGCCTTTATTTGTCTGTGTTGACCACGCCCCGGCCACTATAAGAAGCCCAGCGTTTATTTGACtcccggtttttatttgaggaattacggtatacattttctaacccccatatcttgaactTTGTgctcattcacatgcattcatgaatgcatttgaatacaccgaataatgcactgaaagaacgcactcaaaatgcacatgcgcactagtatgacctcatcatgtaactttacattagcctagaagcagaggtgtagtggtaaaaaaagaggtgggtaaactataaattcacggtaaggtgggccactgcctactggtgtatgtgtatcctgatgacatcactataggctatcatttgatattactaccaagggtatcactggttgttccctcatataggtcacacaatcactattcaattcatacattaatctaagttcttgttaaagagactcaagaaggaataataaggttgaaatctataaagttgtctaaatgactaaatgacaaaacagagagaattttttttaaagaggaatagagagagaggcttatatccaggggttccaatgcaatgcacttgtacgcaatgattagggattttggattattttcatagtcgattaatatgtttaatattttctcagttaatcggttagttgtttggtctataatatgtcagaaaaatgtggatcagtgtttccccaaaagcccaggaatggtccttaaatgtctcgttttgtccacaactcaaagttcagttgactgtcacagaggagagaagacaatagaacatattcacatttaacaagctggaatcaaatatatattttttttttacttttgtctttcatatattttatcaatgacacagaccgcaatgacacagacagcttcatcgcagaaggacatccttttggtcacgtggttcacgtgagatgattgacagctttacaaactaatgatgTCGCACTGATGTAATAACTGACCTGAATCAATAAGAGAGTAATCCCTAGATCTGTTAGCTGTTTGAGCtcttcagatcgcataaatcagtgtaaaataaataggaatgttattctgtataacgaaatattttacaaacatgtcataaaattattatctattcaaatgtgcgcaccattggactatagccctggcggatcgtggatattgtatgtatacaaacacaaataaaccggagatgagatgaatggctgctgtatgagtgatgatttctattcaaaataactaacgttattattataattattattattattattaattgccggatatccatttttgaattttgatgcagtctgttgcatgtcgttcattttgaacgaatctttaatatgactcaggaaTTGTCAAACATGATACCGAGTTGGCATagagagtgattcgttcattttgtgttgaatgCACATGCATAAgggttctgaatcgacaggtgaggtccgagtattttattcttcctgtcagtcccatagagacgggaagagaaaagattagttcattttgctgaacgagactcaaagattcgagtcagtaaaatgatctgaacttcccactactactggcaacaccgcaagcattggtcaacactgacaagttgcagcgcaatgtgaaagacttcatctttaacaacaaacaacctatgaaactaataatgaacaataactACAtgacataagcttaatttaaaaatgtcataggaactgtaggctatttagaggtggataaactcaatttataggtggataaacgcactttggaggtgggtaaatgctatttccgaattttgggaggtgcgtaaatCCCTGCctagatgtgtgcactttttaggcatgatttgtttagtttttgattatACTTGAATatactcccgaactgattcaaattattcgcgacccccaaactgactcaaatgattagcgaacccactttgaactcccaaactgactcaaatgattcgcgaacccgctatgaactcccgaactgattcaaatgattcgcgatcccgctccgaactccgcactgactcaaatgattcgcgaacccgctcagaactctcgaactgattcaaatgatccgcgaagccgctcataactcccgaactgattcaaattattcgcgatcccgctcagaactcccaaacttattcaaatgatttgcgatcccaaaactgactcaaataatttgtgaaccctctttgaactcccgattcatttgattcatttcaaGGTAGCAGCCAAATCACAACAAATGCATACATAACAAACACCAAATTACATTTCCACGATAAAAGaagtacaaaatattaatatatatatatatatatatatatataagtcattgaaatcatttaaaaatataatcgacagaaaaaaaaaaaaaaagcctccaaagtccaaatattcatttatcacgaattaactgtttgacaaacacttcctgctctaaTGTGCAgatctggataaaaaaaaaaacaggctccggagtctcgatctgaatcaaccgactTGCGAACaggctcagaagtcccgatctgaatcaaccgagttgcgaacaggctccaaagtcccgatctgaatcaatgaagtcgcaaacacgctccgaagtgccgatcttaatcaaccgagtcgcaaacatgctccgaagtgctgatctgaatcaattgagtcgcgaacaggctccagagtctcgatctgaatcaaccgacttgcgaacaggccccgaagtcccgatctgaatcaaccgagttgcgaacaggctccgaagtcccgatctgaatcaacggagtcgcgaacacgctccgaagtgccgatctgaatcaaccgagtcg
Coding sequences within:
- the LOC113076340 gene encoding adhesion G protein-coupled receptor E3-like, which encodes MRSTLINLNADVSQMKQTKIIVFKTLAQFVVLGCSWILGFFTKDSKVLEILFLILNSQQGTFIFLIYCVLNNEVRQQYRKFFRSLCCVKQH